In Ahaetulla prasina isolate Xishuangbanna chromosome 6, ASM2864084v1, whole genome shotgun sequence, a single window of DNA contains:
- the LOC131200392 gene encoding LOW QUALITY PROTEIN: interferon-induced protein with tetratricopeptide repeats 5-like (The sequence of the model RefSeq protein was modified relative to this genomic sequence to represent the inferred CDS: substituted 1 base at 1 genomic stop codon) → MSLPSQEGLKDILQQLECHFTWGLQKEHIAPDELEDRIAEQIQFLINKSKVRNYNLLAYVKFLNNKTDEALENLQKAEETVPVEYPEGVEKGSLVTWGNYAWVHYHMGNLTESQGYVEKVESTCKQLGSESPYKVELPQIECEKGWALLKFGAMYYEKAKESFEKALEKEPENPEFNLGYAITVYRLEDIFAKNPSGKKSSLELLERALKLNPDDVFVVPLLALKLQESDKKEEGEKWIKEALQKHPGVPYVLRYAAKFYRKKGDLETSLQHLEKALSLTPNAGFLYHXIGLCYRAQYLVMKNESRYNKCQVKDKMEELIRLCIFHFEKVVARKPKFFYANIDLAKMYAEQGRIQKADEMYQKLFTMSNLTPLEKQQAHFNYACFQKFNRGSLSEAIKHYIAALKIEFESSERDKCKGILEKLMENKIRKGAEDFAILGFIHQLNGKKQQALKAYEEALNIDPGNEEYLSAILKLKLSL, encoded by the coding sequence TCTCCCCTCCCAGGAAGGTTTAAAGGATATTCTCCAACAACTTGAATGCCATTTTACATGGGGGTTGCAAAAAGAGCATATTGCTCCGGACGAATTGGAGGACAGAATTGCTGAGCAGATCCAGTTCTTAATCAATAAATCCAAAGTTCGAAATTATAACCTTCTTGCCTATGTGAAATTCCTGAACAACAAGACGGACGAAGCCCTGGAAAACTTGCAGAAAGCTGAAGAGACTGTGCCCGTAGAATACCCTGAGGGTGTTGAGAAGGGAAGCCTGGTTACCTGGGGCAACTATGCCTGGGTACACTACCACATGGGCAATCTGACGGAATCCCAAGGCTACGTGGAGAAGGTAGAAAGCACCTGCAAGCAACTTGGAAGTGAGTCTCCTTATAAGGTGGAGCTCCCACAGATTGAGTGTGAAAAGGGTTGGGCTCTCCTCAAATTTGGAGCTATGTATTATGAAAAAGCCAAGGAGAGCTTTGAAAAAGCCCTGGAAAAAGAACCCGAAAATCCAGAATTTAACTTGGGCTATGCAATCACAGTATACCGCTTGGAagatatttttgccaaaaaccctTCAGGGAAAAAATCATCCCTGGAACTTTTGGAACGTGCATTAAAACTGAATCCTGATGATGTTTTTGTTGTTCCTCTACTTGCACTAAAGCTTCAAGAATCagacaaaaaggaagaaggagaaaagtgGATTAAAGAAGCCCTTCAAAAGCATCCAGGCGTTCCTTATGTATTAAGGTACGCTGCCAAATTTTACAGGAAGAAAGGCGACCTAGAGACATCATTGCAACATTTGGAGAAAGCATTGAGCTTGACCCCAAACGCTGGATTCTTGTACCATTAAATTGGCCTTTGCTATAGGGCACAGTATTTAGTGATGAAAAATGAAAGCCGATATAACAAGTGCCAAGTCAAGGATAAAATGGAGGAATTGATCAGACTTtgcatttttcattttgaaaaagtGGTGGCGCGTAAACCTAAGTTTTTCTATGCTAATATTGACCTTGCGAAGATGTATGCAGAACAAGGAAGGATACAGAAAGCGGATGAAATGTACCAGAAGCTCTTTACCATGAGCAACCTAACTCCCTTAGAGAAGCAACAGGCCCATTTTAATTATGCATGTTTTCAAAAATTTAACAGAGGGTCGCTATCAGAAGCCATCAAACACTACATTGCAGCACTGAAGATTGAGTTTGAGTCTTCAGAGAGAGATAAATGCAAGGGCATATTGGAGAAATTGATGGAGAATAAGATCAGGAAAGGTGCTGAAGATTTCGCCATCCTTGGATTTATTCATCAGCTCAATGGAAAAAAGCAACAAGCATTGAAAGCCTATGAAGAAGCCTTGAACATTGATCCTGGGAATGAAGAATATCTCAGTGCGATTTTGAAGTTGAAGCTTTCTTTGTAA